The following is a genomic window from Opitutus sp. GAS368.
AGCGTGCTGGCGGCCAGCGCCTTCCTGCCGTTCCTGCCGATGCTGGCGGTGCAGATCCTGATCAACAACCTGCTCTACGATATCTCGCAGATTTCCCTGCCTTGGGACCGCATGGACGAGGACTGGCTGAAAAAACCGCGCCAATGGGGCATCGGCAGCCTCGCGCGTTTCATGGTCCTGATCGGGCCGATCTCCTCGATCTTCGACATCACGACCTTCCTCGGGATGTGGTTCATTTTCGGGGCCAACTCGATGGAGCCGCACAGTCAGAGTCTCTTTCAAACCGCTTGGTTCGTGGAAAGCCTGCTCACGCAGACCCTGATCGTGCACATGATCCGCACGGAAAAGATCCCGTTCGTGCAAAGCACCGCGGCCACCCCGGTGCTGCTCCTCACCGGCGCCGTCATGGCCATCGGCTGTGCCATACCCTTCACGCCACTGGGCCGCGGGACTGGCATGACGCCGCTGCCCCCAGGCTTCTGGCCATTCCTGGCCCTCACGCTTCTCGCCTACTGCGGCTTGACCCAGTTTCTCAAGCAACTCTACATCCGCAAGTTCAAGGAATGGTTATGAAAAAATACCGACTGCTACCGATTTTCTTTTGTCTCGCGTTCCTGCGCCTGACCCCGGCCGCCCGCGCCGAACCGGCCGCCCCGGCGACCTCGGACTGGAGCCTGCATACCCAGGTGACCAGCGTCGAGCAGTGGCACTACAGTTTTCCGTCCGCCTATGAGGGCGTCAACAGCCTGACGCATGCATACGAAGCCGAGCGCACCTTTTCCTTCTCCCTCTATCTGGACCGGAAACTTTGGCCGGGCGCGGAACTGGTCTACAACCCGGAGATTTTCCAGGGGCACGGCTTGAGCCAGACGTTCGGCGCCGGCGGCTTCCCCAACGGCGAAGCCGTCAAGTCGGGTTTCCCCAACCTGCACTACAACACCTCGCGGCTTTTCCTGCGTCAGGTCTTCGGCCTGGGTGGGGAAAAGGAAGCGGTGGAGGACGACCTCAACCAGATCGCGGGCAAAATCGACGTCAACCGGATCACCGTGTCGGTCGGAAAATTCTCCGCCAACGACTTTTTCGACGACAACCGCTACAGCCACGATCCGCGGACGCAGTTCATGAACTGGGCGCTCTGGGAAAGCGCCGCCTGGGACTATCCCGCCGACGTCGTGGGTTTCACCGCCGGGGCGGTCGTCGAATGGAACACCGCGAACACGACACTCCGCTACGGGCTCCTGATGGAGCCGGCCGTCGCCAACGGTGACCAGCTCGATCCCCACATCGGCCGCGCCTACGGCCAGATCTTGCAGTTCGACTACCGCTACGAATGGAACGGCCGCCATGGCACGGTGCGGCCTTTTGTCTATTGGAACCAGGCGCACATGGGCCTGTATCGGGCCGCGGCGGCCCAGCAGTATCCCGAGGACATTGTCCCAACCCGCGCCTACCGTTCAAAGGAGGGGGCGGGGATCAGCTGGGACCAGGAGTTGAGCGACGACGTGGGTGCTTTCGCCCGCCTGAGCTGGAATGACGGTCGGACGGAGAGTTTCGCCTTTGCCGAGATCGACCGCTCCCTGGCGGCGGGCTTGAGTGCGAAAGGGCGCCGGTGGAGCCGCCCGGACGACGTTTTGGGCGCGGCTGTTTTCGTCAACGGCCTGACCTCCGATCACCGGCACTATCTCGCACAGGGAGGCACCGGACTACTCCTGGGCGATGGGGGCCTTTCGTATGCCGCGGAGGAGGGGGTCGAGCTCTACTACGCCTTCCAATACCGGAAGTGGCTGCAGATTTCTCCCGATTACCAGTGGATCAAGAATCCCGGCTACAATTCGGCACGCGGCCCGGTCTCCATCTTCGCCGTCCGCGCCCATCTGCAACTCTAACCGGCCCCCTTCGTCCAGGCGGCGGTCATTGGCCGAGTCCGCCTCTATGGCCACTACGTCTGGCTAGACGTTTACGGTTAACCGCTCAGGCCCCAGCCGGACTCATGCAGTTGAACTAAAATCCCCCGAAGAGAGATGGACTGAAAGGTGGAACCCGGCCTCCGGACGGGTTGCTTCGGCGCACGGTATAGAAAACCGGTCCGGAGGCCCGGTTCCACCTGCTCTGACTGCATGAGTCCGGCCCAGGCGTGATTCGTTTTCGACGATTGTTCGGCCTTCGACATCGGGTTTTGCTTATCCTCGTCCCTTTTATATCCGCTCAATGAGAATTTTCCCGGCTTGTTCAAAACCCAAAGTCATGCTTTTCCCTGATTTCAAGCGCACGGTGACGATCCCCGCCGCTTCCGTCCGCGCGGTGACAGTCAGCAACGCGTCAGGCACCAGTCGTTGACGGTCGGCGAACTGGAGAAATTCCGCACTTTGGTCGGTGATGCGCACCAGGCGCAGGGGGGCCTGCACCGCACAGGTGGCCAGCGTGCCATAAGCCCGGGTGTCGAGTTTGCCCTGCGCACTGGGAATCGGGTCGCCATGAGGGTCGACCTTGGGATGCCCCAGCAAGGCATCGATTCGTTCCAAGACGCGTTCCGACAGGGCGTGCTCCAGCCGCTCGGCTTCGACATGCACCTCGGTCCAATCCATCTTCAAGGTCGTGACGAGAAAGGTTTCCACCAACCGGTGCTTGCGGAGCACGTTAAGCGCGAGCTTCCGTCCCTTGCTCGTCAGACGCACCCCCTGGTGCGGATGGTGTTCGACCAATTCCTGCCCGGCGAGTGACTTCACCATGGTGGTCACGGTGCCCGGCACGACGTGCAAGCCTTCGGCGATCCCGCCCATCGGCACCAACTCGTCGCCATCCTTGGCGAGCAGGAGAATCTGTTTCAGGTAATCCTCGACCGTGCTGGTGGGCATGAGGGAGCGAGCCAACGTCGCAACCTCATTTGAGGCAACCACAATAATATTTTGACTATTCAAAATATAACTTTGTGCTCTTCGCTAATGTTATTTTCAAGATGGCGAATGTTTACCGGGCGACCCGGCGGAGAGCGGGGCCGGGCGGGCGGGGCGCGTTTGCCGGCCGCTGAATGGATTCGACCCAAGGCCGTCATTCTCGCCGCCATCGCCATTCAAATTATAGCGTCTTCCAGCGATGGCGCCGAGAGCGCTCGTCTCCAACTTGCTACCGTCAGTGTCACGGCCGATCTTGATGCTTCTCGCGAAGAGATCGCGCCCGGCTTGGGGGCGGTGAGCTATTCAATCGGTGCGGCCCAGATACAGTTGATGGGTCAGGGCGAGAACTCCCCCTTTCAGCAAGTGCTGCTGCAGGTGCCGGGTATGGTGCAGGACGAATTCGGGGAAGTGCATCTCCGTGGCGACCATGGCGACCTGCAATATCGCATCAACGGCGTGCTCCTGCCGGAAGGACTCAACGGCTTCGGCCAGGAGATTGACACCCGAATGATCCAGGCGGTGACAGTTATGACGGGCACTTTGCCGGCGCAGTTCGGCGACCGCACGGCTGGCATTATCGATGTTACCGCAAAGACGGGCTCTCAGCTCCACGGGGGGGAACTTTCGCTTTACGCTGGCGGGTACGCCACCCGGCAGTCGTCCCTGCAACTGGGCGGCACTCACGGAAAACTGGAGTATTTCATCATTGTCTCCGACAAACACGACAATCTCGGCATCGACAATACGACCTCGAGCGCCAACCCGCTTCATGATGTCACCAACCAGGAAAAAACCTTTGGCTACTTTTCCTACCGGCTCGACGAAACCAGCCGCCTGACCCTGCTGACGTGGGCTTCGTATGCCGATTTTCAGATTCCGGACACTCCGGGACTTTTGCCCAACTATCAGTTGGCAGGGAATCCCGCAGCCAATTCGTCAACGGTCAACGAGAACCAAAACGAACAAAATTACTATGGCGTGATTTCATACCAGAAGTCCACTAGGGCCGCTTCGCTCCAGGTGTCCGCGTTTGCCCGTTACACCGACTTGGAGTTCCGTCCGGATTCGGAGCAGGATTTGCTTTTCGGAGGAGTCGCGGGTCGGATCGGAAACAGCTCTTTCATCTACGGCTTGCAGGCGGATGCTTCCTTTTTCCTGAGCGACCGGCATACCCTGCGGGGTGGCCTGCTCGCGACCTACGAAGACGAGAAGCTGAATACCGACACCACGGTGTTCCCGGTTGACTCACTTGGAAATCAGACGACCGACGAGCCGGTGCGAATCATCGACAACAGTGGCAATCGCGGCCCCGGCGTCGGCCTCTATCTGCAGGATGAATGGCGGTTGAGTGACCGGCTCACCTTGAACTATGGCGTCCGCTACGATCTGTTCGGCGGCCCGTTCGATCGGGAAAGCCAGCTCAGCCCCAGGGTGAACTTTGTCTGGCGGATTGACGACACAACCTCCGTCCATGCGGGCTATGCCCGCTATTTCGTGCCGCCTACCCTGCAATATGTCCCGCCGGCGGGTGGCAAGAAATTCGACGGCACCACCAACGCCCCGTTGAACGGACAGGACGACCCGCAGAAAGTTGAACGGGACCATTATTTCGACGCCGGGCTCTCGCGGCAGATCACACCCGCCTGGCAGGTCACGGTGGACTCATTCTTCAAATGGGCCAAAAACCTGATCGATGTCGGCCAGTTTGGCAAAGCCGTTATCCTCGACGATTTCAATTATACCAAGGCGACCATTTACGGACTCGAGATTAGCAGCACCTATAACCAGGGGCCGT
Proteins encoded in this region:
- a CDS encoding carbohydrate porin, with amino-acid sequence MKKYRLLPIFFCLAFLRLTPAARAEPAAPATSDWSLHTQVTSVEQWHYSFPSAYEGVNSLTHAYEAERTFSFSLYLDRKLWPGAELVYNPEIFQGHGLSQTFGAGGFPNGEAVKSGFPNLHYNTSRLFLRQVFGLGGEKEAVEDDLNQIAGKIDVNRITVSVGKFSANDFFDDNRYSHDPRTQFMNWALWESAAWDYPADVVGFTAGAVVEWNTANTTLRYGLLMEPAVANGDQLDPHIGRAYGQILQFDYRYEWNGRHGTVRPFVYWNQAHMGLYRAAAAQQYPEDIVPTRAYRSKEGAGISWDQELSDDVGAFARLSWNDGRTESFAFAEIDRSLAAGLSAKGRRWSRPDDVLGAAVFVNGLTSDHRHYLAQGGTGLLLGDGGLSYAAEEGVELYYAFQYRKWLQISPDYQWIKNPGYNSARGPVSIFAVRAHLQL
- a CDS encoding metal-dependent transcriptional regulator, producing the protein MPTSTVEDYLKQILLLAKDGDELVPMGGIAEGLHVVPGTVTTMVKSLAGQELVEHHPHQGVRLTSKGRKLALNVLRKHRLVETFLVTTLKMDWTEVHVEAERLEHALSERVLERIDALLGHPKVDPHGDPIPSAQGKLDTRAYGTLATCAVQAPLRLVRITDQSAEFLQFADRQRLVPDALLTVTARTEAAGIVTVRLKSGKSMTLGFEQAGKILIERI
- a CDS encoding TonB-dependent receptor produces the protein MFTGRPGGERGRAGGARLPAAEWIRPKAVILAAIAIQIIASSSDGAESARLQLATVSVTADLDASREEIAPGLGAVSYSIGAAQIQLMGQGENSPFQQVLLQVPGMVQDEFGEVHLRGDHGDLQYRINGVLLPEGLNGFGQEIDTRMIQAVTVMTGTLPAQFGDRTAGIIDVTAKTGSQLHGGELSLYAGGYATRQSSLQLGGTHGKLEYFIIVSDKHDNLGIDNTTSSANPLHDVTNQEKTFGYFSYRLDETSRLTLLTWASYADFQIPDTPGLLPNYQLAGNPAANSSTVNENQNEQNYYGVISYQKSTRAASLQVSAFARYTDLEFRPDSEQDLLFGGVAGRIGNSSFIYGLQADASFFLSDRHTLRGGLLATYEDEKLNTDTTVFPVDSLGNQTTDEPVRIIDNSGNRGPGVGLYLQDEWRLSDRLTLNYGVRYDLFGGPFDRESQLSPRVNFVWRIDDTTSVHAGYARYFVPPTLQYVPPAGGKKFDGTTNAPLNGQDDPQKVERDHYFDAGLSRQITPAWQVTVDSFFKWAKNLIDVGQFGKAVILDDFNYTKATIYGLEISSTYNQGPFTAYGNFSFVQTSAQNINSVQFQFPGDQLAYVAVHSIQLDHQGRFTGSGGVACRVAANTHLYADFLYGNGLRAGFANLGKLPAYTTVSVGVEQVFHLRSGRIKELKLRFDGLNIFDQVYELRNGSGLGIAAPAYGPRRAFYAGLSVGF